In the genome of Candidatus Poribacteria bacterium, one region contains:
- the rplF gene encoding 50S ribosomal protein L6 produces the protein MSRIGQMPITMDSKVKVALDQNDITVEGPKGTLNWTIPAGIVVSLEDESIMIERLTNQKTHRSLHGLTRSLIANMVTGVIEGFEKKLILVGVGYRAEIDRQKRLVLNVGYSHPVTYEPPEGITLSVGDSETVGGQPHTPITVNGIDKALVGQVAASIRQIKKPEVYEPSKGLRYEGERVRNKEGKTGV, from the coding sequence ATGTCACGAATAGGACAAATGCCAATTACGATGGATTCAAAAGTTAAGGTCGCTTTGGACCAAAACGACATCACTGTTGAAGGTCCAAAAGGCACCCTCAACTGGACAATTCCGGCAGGCATAGTCGTCAGTTTAGAAGACGAATCCATCATGATTGAGAGATTGACAAATCAGAAAACGCACAGATCGTTACACGGATTGACACGAAGCCTCATCGCCAATATGGTAACAGGTGTGATCGAAGGTTTTGAAAAAAAACTCATCCTCGTTGGCGTTGGATATCGTGCAGAAATAGACCGCCAAAAACGTTTAGTCTTAAATGTCGGGTATTCCCATCCAGTAACCTATGAGCCTCCTGAAGGTATAACCTTGAGCGTAGGTGATTCCGAAACTGTGGGCGGTCAACCTCACACACCAATAACGGTGAACGGTATTGACAAAGCACTTGTTGGTCAGGTTGCTGCTTCAATCCGTCAAATCAAGAAACCCGAAGTCTACGAACCTTCCAAAGGACTTCGTTACGAAGGTGAACGCGTCCGTAACAAGGAAGGCAAAACTGGAGTGTAG
- the rplX gene encoding 50S ribosomal protein L24 codes for MQTRFHIRKNDNVLVLSGKDKGKTGVILEMLPHKRRATVEGIHMIKRHTRPNPQAPQGGVVEKEGTINIANLKLICPKCDAPTRTKRSTVEKEIGGRTKTYHIRVCRKCGESAERD; via the coding sequence TTGCAAACTAGATTTCATATAAGGAAAAACGACAACGTGTTAGTATTGAGTGGGAAGGATAAGGGTAAAACAGGTGTCATTCTAGAAATGCTGCCGCATAAACGCCGTGCCACTGTTGAAGGGATCCACATGATCAAAAGGCATACCCGTCCGAACCCGCAAGCACCGCAAGGTGGCGTTGTCGAAAAAGAAGGGACAATTAATATCGCTAACCTAAAGTTGATTTGCCCAAAATGTGATGCGCCCACCCGAACAAAGCGCAGTACCGTTGAGAAGGAAATTGGAGGGCGGACGAAAACATACCACATACGTGTGTGCAGAAAATGTGGTGAGTCTGCTGAACGCGACTAG
- the rpsH gene encoding 30S ribosomal protein S8, with the protein MSMTDPVADMLTRVRNANMVGHERVEIPASKLKMEITRTLHEEGYIRNYRWIDDGKQGILRIYLKYGEGKEKVITGLKRISKPGRRVYAKTDRLPSVYGNLGIAILSTSQGIKTASECRKSSIGGEVLCYIW; encoded by the coding sequence ATGTCAATGACAGATCCGGTTGCGGATATGCTGACCCGTGTTCGCAATGCGAATATGGTTGGACATGAGCGCGTCGAAATACCCGCATCAAAACTAAAAATGGAAATAACCCGCACCCTACATGAGGAAGGGTATATCCGCAATTATCGTTGGATTGATGACGGCAAACAAGGTATTTTGCGCATCTACTTGAAGTATGGCGAAGGCAAAGAAAAGGTTATAACGGGACTCAAGAGAATTAGCAAACCAGGACGGCGTGTGTACGCGAAAACAGACCGACTTCCTAGTGTGTATGGAAATTTAGGGATTGCTATATTATCTACCTCGCAAGGTATTAAGACAGCCTCCGAATGCAGGAAATCTAGCATTGGTGGTGAAGTCCTCTGTTATATCTGGTAA
- a CDS encoding type Z 30S ribosomal protein S14, producing MATKALIAKQKRTPKFQVRKYNRCRSCGRARSYLRKFDLCRICFRLFARSGKIPGVTKASW from the coding sequence TTGGCAACAAAAGCTCTCATTGCCAAGCAAAAAAGAACCCCGAAGTTTCAGGTTCGAAAATATAATCGTTGTCGTAGCTGTGGCAGAGCCCGCAGTTATCTGCGAAAGTTTGATCTTTGCCGAATCTGTTTTCGCCTCTTTGCAAGATCGGGTAAAATTCCGGGAGTCACAAAGGCAAGCTGGTAG
- the rplE gene encoding 50S ribosomal protein L5: MSIFKAFYQEEVFPALQQRFNYSNIMQVPKLNKITLNIGVGAAIQDSKLLDNAVEELTQISGQRAVVTRAKKSVSAFKVRTGMAIGCKTTLRQDRMYEFFNKLVNVVLPQIRDFRGLSPDSFDGRGNYSLGLQEQVIFPEIEYDTISEIRGLNITIGTTAPTDEEGHELLRLMGMPFRES, from the coding sequence ATGAGTATATTTAAAGCTTTTTATCAAGAAGAAGTCTTCCCCGCGTTGCAACAACGTTTCAACTATTCAAATATTATGCAGGTGCCAAAGCTTAACAAGATAACCCTCAATATAGGGGTTGGTGCTGCTATACAAGATTCGAAACTTTTGGATAATGCCGTCGAAGAACTGACACAAATCAGTGGGCAGCGGGCAGTTGTTACCCGTGCCAAGAAATCTGTGTCAGCCTTCAAGGTCCGCACAGGTATGGCTATCGGCTGTAAAACAACCTTGCGGCAGGATAGGATGTATGAATTTTTTAATAAACTCGTCAACGTCGTCCTTCCCCAGATTCGTGATTTTCGTGGACTCTCCCCGGATTCCTTTGACGGGCGCGGTAACTATTCCTTGGGTCTCCAAGAGCAAGTCATTTTTCCAGAGATCGAATACGACACCATAAGTGAAATTCGCGGACTAAATATTACTATTGGAACAACTGCTCCAACCGATGAAGAAGGACACGAATTACTACGTCTGATGGGAATGCCGTTTAGAGAATCTTAG
- the rplR gene encoding 50S ribosomal protein L18 codes for MDRSKAKYIARHKRQKRVREKIIGTRERPRLSVFRSLKHIYAQIIDDEAGNTLIAASTLSPELKDSLSTQGNISAAEQVGTLIARRAKEHQIESVVFDRGGNLYHGRIKALADAAREEGLQF; via the coding sequence TTGGACCGGTCTAAGGCAAAATACATCGCGAGGCATAAGCGACAGAAGCGGGTACGAGAAAAAATAATTGGGACCAGAGAAAGACCGAGGCTTTCGGTTTTCAGGAGTTTGAAGCATATTTACGCCCAAATTATTGATGACGAAGCCGGCAATACGCTTATTGCAGCCTCAACCCTATCACCAGAGTTGAAAGATAGCCTTTCAACACAAGGCAACATCAGTGCAGCGGAACAAGTGGGCACATTAATCGCTCGCCGAGCAAAAGAGCATCAAATTGAATCAGTAGTTTTTGACCGTGGTGGAAATCTTTATCACGGAAGAATCAAAGCGCTTGCCGATGCTGCCAGAGAAGAGGGACTCCAATTCTGA